In the genome of Moorena sp. SIOASIH, the window TTGGATGGCTCCAGCAGACCAACCTCACCAAAACTTTGAGTTCCCTGAGGAGGTACTACCGCGTGGTAACGCTCTCTAATACTATGGTTGCGGGCAATCGCGACCAAGAATCTTCCGGTTTCGCCTGGTGGTCTGGTAATGCCCGTCTGATCAACCTCTCTGGTAAGTTGCTGGGAGCTCATGTTTCCCATGCTGGCCTGATCGTGTTCTGGGCTGGCGCAATGACCCTGTTTGAGGTTGCTCACTACATTCCCGAAAAGCCTGTGTTCGAGCAGGGATTGATTCTAATCCCTCACATGGCTACTTTGGGTTGGGGTGTTGGTCCTGGTGGCGAAATTGTTAACACTTTCCCCTACTTTGTTATTGGTGTCCTACACCTGATTTCTTCTGCCGTATTGGGCTTTGGCGGTATTTATCACGCCGTTCGTGGTCCTGAAGCCTTAGAACAGTATTCTAACTTCTTTGGTTACGACTGGAAGGACAAGAACAAGATGACTAGTATCATCGGCTTCCACCTGATCATCTTAGGATTGGGTGCCTTCTTGCTGGTGATCAAGGCTATGTTCGTCGGCGGTGTTTATGACTCTTGGGCACCGGGTGGTGGTGCTGTTCGTTTGATCACTAACCCAACCCTGAACCCTGGTGTGATCTTCGGCTACTTAGTCGATGCTCCCTTCGGTGGTGAAGGTTGGATTATTGGTGTCAACAACATGGAAGACATCATTGGCGGTCATATCTGGATTGGTCTGATCTGCATCTTTGGTGGTGTATTCCACATTCTGACTAAACCCTTCGGCTGGGCTCGTCGTGCCTTTGTCTGGTCTGGAGAAGCTTACCTCTCCTACAGCTTAGGTGCCTTGTCCATGATGGGCTTCATTTGCTCTTGCTACGTGTGGTTCAACAACACCGCTTATCCTAGCGAGTTCTATGGTCCTACCAATGCTGAAGCGTCTCAAGCTCAGTCTTTCGTATTCTTAGCCCGTGACCAACGCCTAGGTGCTAATATTGCGTCTTCCCAAGGGCCTACTGGTCTGGGTAAATACCTGATGCGCTCTCCTACTGGTGAAATCATCTTCGGTGGTGAAACCATGCGCTTCTGGGACTTCCAAGGTCCGTGGTTGGAGCCTCTACGGGGTCCAAATGGTCTGGATGTTAACAAGCTCAGAAATGACATTCAGCCTTGGCAGCTACGTCGTGCTGCTGAGTACATGACCCATGCTCCTAACGGTTCCATCAACTCTGTAGGTGGCATTATTACTGAGGCAAATTCCTTCAACTATGTCAACCCTCGTGCTTGGTTGGCTAGTTTCCACTTTGTAATGGCTTTCTTCTTCCTAGTTGGTCACCTCTGGCACGCTGGTCGTGCACGGGCTGCCGCTGCTGGATTCGAGAAAGGTATTGAGCGTGAAACTGAAGCTGTACTGAGTATGCCTGACCTTGACTAGGTGATTGGATTGAGTGAATAACTCAATGATAAATCAGACTAAGAAAGACTAATTAATGGCTAATTAATAGCTAACTAATAGCTAAGTGATTTTTACAGCTCCTGTACTCTACAGGAGCTTTTTTTTAGAACAGTCTTGTCCGGAACTTCTGTCTAAGTTGGTCATTGATGTATGCAGGTCATGGGTAAGCTGTGCAGCTCCTTTTTTAACTGACTTGGTACTATAATCTGCTACACTAATCGGAGATCCAACAGTAACTGTGACATCACAACCCCATTTAGGGATAGGCTGGCTATAATTAAGAGAAATCGGTACAATATTGAGACCAATACCAGGGTGAGATGATTCTACCTGCAAGGCAATACGAGCCATACCAGGTTTTAAGGGGTTTACTTGACCATTACGGAAGATATTGCCTTCAGGAAACATTACCAGTGCTTCGCCATTGCTCAGAAGTTCCACAGTGTGACGGATACTGCTAATTCCTCCACGTCCAGTATTTACGGGGAACCCTCCTAGGCGACGGATAAACCAACCCTGTAGGCCATAGATTTCATTGGCTGAGACCATATACCGCAAGTCACGTCCGGTTACGGGTTTACCAACGGCGTAAGGAACCATTAACGCATCCCAACGAGAGCGATGGGTGGGAGCTAAAATAATAGGACCAGTCTTAGGAACGTTCTCTTGTCCTGTTACGGTAAGTTGACCAAAATGAAACGGAATGACAACACGCCGTGCTAAGGGATAGATAATGTTAATTAACCAGTGGCAAATACCAGAATCTACAGACATGGCTTTGATGGGGTTACCGTGATCGTTACCATAATCAGAAGTGCTTTTTAACGTTGTTGTCATTGGTCAATCCTACTTACTGCAAGTAGAGCTAAACTATGAATGATCAAGGGTTTTTACTAAATCCTTAACCTTCACTTCTACTGTATGTGGTTTCAAGATTAATATCTGACACTAACGGGACACTTCTTGTGGTGTCATCCCCTCATCTGTTCGCTATCTATACTAAGGTTATTAATGGCGTTGCTGAAGTTAATGAGTTTTAGGGGTAAGGGAGCAGGGAGCAGGGAGTAGGGAGTAGGGAAAGAGAGGGAAGTGTTGGAAGTGTGGGGAGATCGGGAGATCGCGAGATCGCGAGTCAGATCAGCAACTCCATGAAGACTGCGGAGGTACACAGAATTTTTGCCCAGGTCTGACTTCCCTGTTTTTTCTTCCCTCTTCCCTACTCCCTACTCCCTGCTCCCTGCTCCCTACTCCCTAAAACCCCAAGGGTGTAAGTAACTCACCCAATGCAGAACTGCTATTGTCTTTTGCGTCGGTCGGCAAACCAAGATTGTAACTGTTCCCGACAAACGGATTCCATAATTCCCCCTATTACTGGCAACCGGTGATTAGAACAAGCACTATCAGGAAGATTAGCAACGGTGCGAATGCTGCCAGTTTTAGGATCGTCCACACCATAAACCAGAAGACCGAGTCGTGCTAAGATAATCGCTCCGGCACACATGGGACAAGGTTCTAAGGTAACGTAGAGAGTGCAGGTATTAAGATGCCAACTTTGCAGCTGTTGACCAGCAGCACGGAGTGCCAGGATTTCGGCATGAGCAGTGGGGTCTTTGTCCCGCTCTCGACGATTCTCTCCTGTTGCAATTAACTTACCTTCACTGTCTACAATCACGGCACCCACTGGTACCTCACCCGCTTCACCAGCCTTCTGGGCAATCTCTATGGCAACACTCATCCATTTGCGATGGATGAGATAGGTGGGATTGGTAATACTTAGATCTGGCACAAAAGGGAACAGGGAGTAGGGAGTAGGGAGTAGGGAGCAGGGAGCAGGGAGCAGGGAGCAGGGAGGAAAGTGTCGGAAATGTGGGAGGTGTGGGGAGATCGGGAAATAATAATTAAGGATTAAGGGTTAATTTGTTATTGCTATTTTAAATTTTAAATTGTTGATTTATATAAAATTTTTTGAATTTATAGTAATTATTTTACGGGATATTTTTTATGTAATTAATTTTATAAACAGGTATTCTTTCCCTACTCCCTGCTCCCTACTCCCTACTCCCTACTCCCTACTCCCTACTCCCTACTCCCTACTCCCTATTCCCTATTCCCTATTCCCCAAAACTAATTATTCCCTCCTCTACACTAGCGATTTCGTAGCCAGAGGTTGGTAAATATCTCAGATCAAAGGTGTCACCTCCGGATAGTTTCCATATTTTGTAATTGGAAAAGGTTAGGGGAATTCCTGGTTCACATTCTTCTGGTCGATGGTCACCTAGGACAAAATAAGCTGCCCCTTCTCCGATCACTTCAGCGTAACCGTTGTAGTTTACAACTACTGATGTTGCTTCGTCTACTCCGATGCCTAATACCTCTTCTGCGTCAGTATCTTGGAGCTGGCGAGCAATGAATACCATCAGGCGACCCATCCGCTCTCTTTCGCTAAAGTGGGTATCGACAATTACTGATTGTAGGTCTCGCCATTTAAATAGGTA includes:
- the psbC gene encoding photosystem II reaction center protein CP43; amino-acid sequence: MVTLSNTMVAGNRDQESSGFAWWSGNARLINLSGKLLGAHVSHAGLIVFWAGAMTLFEVAHYIPEKPVFEQGLILIPHMATLGWGVGPGGEIVNTFPYFVIGVLHLISSAVLGFGGIYHAVRGPEALEQYSNFFGYDWKDKNKMTSIIGFHLIILGLGAFLLVIKAMFVGGVYDSWAPGGGAVRLITNPTLNPGVIFGYLVDAPFGGEGWIIGVNNMEDIIGGHIWIGLICIFGGVFHILTKPFGWARRAFVWSGEAYLSYSLGALSMMGFICSCYVWFNNTAYPSEFYGPTNAEASQAQSFVFLARDQRLGANIASSQGPTGLGKYLMRSPTGEIIFGGETMRFWDFQGPWLEPLRGPNGLDVNKLRNDIQPWQLRRAAEYMTHAPNGSINSVGGIITEANSFNYVNPRAWLASFHFVMAFFFLVGHLWHAGRARAAAAGFEKGIERETEAVLSMPDLD
- a CDS encoding 1-acyl-sn-glycerol-3-phosphate acyltransferase produces the protein MTTTLKSTSDYGNDHGNPIKAMSVDSGICHWLINIIYPLARRVVIPFHFGQLTVTGQENVPKTGPIILAPTHRSRWDALMVPYAVGKPVTGRDLRYMVSANEIYGLQGWFIRRLGGFPVNTGRGGISSIRHTVELLSNGEALVMFPEGNIFRNGQVNPLKPGMARIALQVESSHPGIGLNIVPISLNYSQPIPKWGCDVTVTVGSPISVADYSTKSVKKGAAQLTHDLHTSMTNLDRSSGQDCSKKKLL
- a CDS encoding nucleoside deaminase is translated as MSVAIEIAQKAGEAGEVPVGAVIVDSEGKLIATGENRRERDKDPTAHAEILALRAAGQQLQSWHLNTCTLYVTLEPCPMCAGAIILARLGLLVYGVDDPKTGSIRTVANLPDSACSNHRLPVIGGIMESVCREQLQSWFADRRKRQ